One Saimiri boliviensis isolate mSaiBol1 chromosome 7, mSaiBol1.pri, whole genome shotgun sequence genomic window, TGCTTTAAATTCTATGATGTGAACGACAAAGGCAAAAATGAGGGCAGTGGGTGGCGCGGGCAAGGGAGGGTTGTAATATGAGCAAAGAGGTTGTTAGTCTCCAGTCTTCTGGACCTAGGACACCCACCCAATCCTCCTGGTGGAGCTGGAAGCACCTTGGAGTAAAGAGCAATGCATCAGGTGAACTCGATTTGATGCAACATTCAAATGTGAGCTCCACAAAGGCTGTGTGACTATGTGGGTTTCTTTTTACTGAGCCTCTCACATCTAGGACAGTGCCTGACAGTAGACACTTTAAATGTGCATTAAATGAATTAACTATGAATTAAGGACGTATCAAAGGTCTCTTGTCTGATTCAGATTAAGTCTTCCCAGTGGACCTACTGAACAAGGTTGGGATGTCCAGTCATGGGTCTCCgtccagagaaacagagacttTTTAGTTCACCAGCTTTTGTGAGATGAATCAATGGATAAAAGCACATTCCTTCCTGAATCTGCAAAGCTGAGGACAGGATGGTGGGCCCAGGGTGAGAGCACCAACATGTGTGAAAGAGCCctggagcaggaggcaggagattTGGGTCCTAGTCCCTGTCGTCCAAAATCACTGTGAAGCTGATGAGTCATTACACCTCTGCCCTTACTTTTCACCTCCTTCAGCTCTCTTGAGTTATTGGACTAGGGCAATAGTTATGAAacttggctgcacattagaatcacctgggtaCCTTCAAATAGTCCTGATGCCCACCCAGGCTGCACTCCAGACCAATGGAATCAGAGTCTCCGCTGGGGGCCCCTGGCCTcagtatttattaatttgtttatttttattttttagggacaaagtcttgctatattgctcaggttggagtgcaggggctaTTCACAGTGGCCTTGAATgactgggctccagcaatcttccaggatttttaaacTCTGTTTTAAGTGGGCAGCCAGTTTGAGAGCTGGTGGACCAGGGGACTCATTTAGCTGAAACATCTATGACTCCAGCTGGGATGAGGCTAAGTCCTCTGTGGACACATCATCTGAATTCCTCCTGGGATACTGGGCCAGCTGTCTCCCCTTGGCCCTGGGCTCTCACCTCTATGAGCTGGTAGCCTTGCTTGCAGGTAGCAATGAAGTAGTCACGGAACTGGTACTGAATTTGCAGGTTCTGGATGATGGTGAACTCGTCTAGGGTCTTGGGTTGGGGGCACTTGATGACTATTGGGGAGACCAGAGGACATATTTATTTCAGAGCCACTTgtccttccttcttcccaccGCTTCCCCATTGCTGGCCATCGAGGGAGGCCCCCAGGCAGCCTTACTTTCAGTGGTATAGTGCAGCTTCCAGCCCCGGCTGTCCCCCGACTCATCTGTGAAGAACAGCAGGTCCACAGCATTGCTGCTGGTGTCAAGGTCGGGGGGCCTTTGCTTCCCACAGAACTCGCCAATATTCTTTCCGTTGGCATAGATCTAgtaggggagaggggaggatATTTTTTTCAGCTTGGACATTTTTACACAGGGCCAACTGGGTGGTAGCCTGGTGGCCAGGGTGGTcgtggtggtgatgaaatcctGCCTTATGTGTGTTTTCAGGGGAAGGTGAAAAGGGATCCCCACGACCCACTTCTAGCTGTGTGGGAACTTGCCCAGACCATGGGTGATGTTGGCCGTTCCTGCCCCAGCTGGCCAGGGGATCCAGGAGGAAGTTAGGACAAGGGGAGCCAAGGGCGGacggaaggggaggaaggggtcCTTCGGGGTAGGATGGCTGTACCTGGAGCTGGTCATAGGGGCAGTGGACTTGCTGGTGGTCATCAATTTCGAAAGGCTCCAGGAACTTGAGGTGCAGGGTGAGGCCCCGCTCTACCCGGATGCTGTAGTTGCAGCGCAGGTCAGGGGGGTAGGGCTGGGggtaccccaggctggagaggtAGCCCGACGCCTCCGTGTACAGCTCGCTGCTGCACTCAGCTGTGAGAGCAGAGCCGCAGGACATCAGGGGGGCGCTCCGGCTGGCCAAAAAAGCCCTGGcccaacccctgcctccctgctACACCGCTGTGGCTCACCCTGGCAGGAATGCCTGTCCTTCTGAAGCTCGTAGCCTGGATGGCAGGAACAGAAGTAGCCACCAATGTAGTTGTGACACAGGTGCTGGCATCGGTGCTGGGGATCCTCCTCCCCTGCTTCGCTCTGGGAAGCACATTCATCGAGGTCTGGAAGGCATTCAGGAGGGCGGGTGAAGCTACTGCTGGGAGACTTGGGTGGTGGCTCTGAACTCAGGGAGGTCAGTCACCAGAGGCCTAGAGACCACCCGGACCTCCAGGCCTCTCCAATGCTCTCTGGGGACTGCTCCATGGTGACAGAGCCCAGGTTGACGGGCCTCTTTAGGAAAAGCTCTCTTGAGCGGAGGAACAAGGAAAGCCAggctttccaattttttttttttttttttttttttttgagacagtctcgctctatcgccaggctggagggcagtggcggatcccagctcactgcaacttctgttttctggtttcgaggaattcccctgcctcagcctcccgagtagctgggactgcaggcgcccaccaccatgcccggctaattttttgtacttttagtagagacggggtttcactatgttggccaggatggtctcgatctcttgaccctgtgatccacccgcctcagcctcccaaagtgctgggattacaggctttgagccactgcgcccggccagattttctgcttttttggaTTCAAGATTCTCTTTCTTGGCCCCCATTCAGTTTGGCTGAAGTCAGAGAAAAGGAATCCCTAGGAGGGCTACTCACCCACAGCTTGGTAGTAAGCCATGAAGCCCTTGTAGAACATGATGGTCCCATTCTCCTCATTGGAGAAGTCCGTGTGGAAGGTCAGCAGCATCTTGTTCCCTTGCGACATAAATTCCTTCTTTCCCGGGGGGTTGCCCGGTGGAGAACCCAGTTGCCCGCAGAACCTCCCCAGGTTTTTCTTATCAGCAGAGATCTGGTGGAGGGAGGACAGGGGTAGAAGGAGACCTGTTGGGGAGTGGCACTCCATGTGGTGGCTCAGTGACGGTCCTCCCTGTCTCGAATTTTTAGGGCCTGCAGAGTAAATCATGCACCACAACAGCTCCGACTCGGTCGCTACCTGCTGGGCTCGGCTGCTGCCGCCTTCCCCATGTGACTTTCAACTGTTGCCTGAGTCTCCCACTAACTCACTCTTGGCGTGCTGTCCTGCACTGGGTACCTCGCCCCTTCCCTGTTTTCTGCTCCTCTGGCAGGTTTCAGCTCCTTCTCCATCCCCACCACCTCCTGTGGCCTGTTCCCCTGGGGTCCTGGTTGTCTCTACCCAGCCTTTACTTACCCTCCCCTCATTCCCAGAGCCTGGACTGGAGAcagctctgctttttttttctgctttccatttctccctcGGTCTAATCAAACCATTCGTACTTCAAGTGCTTTCTGACGCCCTTGGCTGAACACGGGCCCCGAAGCCCACCAGTCTCAGCATCAGCCGTGTCGCCTAGTCCCTCATCTTTCCTCCTCACAGCCTCCTCAACCTCTCCCTGCCCTGCCACCAAACGCCCTCCCCCAACACTGCACACGTGCCAAGTCCTCTGGGTGGGGAAGATGCGCCATTTTCCCGTTATTTGTGCATAACTTCCAGGGGTCTCCTGGGAATGGTTTGGACCTTTGCAGGCTCTGCTTGAGCCCTGAATCTCATTTTTACTGGATATAGAAAGACGGGCCCTGGAAGGTACCCTTGGTTGTCACAGAGGTGAGGGTTCTGAGCCCGATGTCCTTGCTGAAGGCTACTCCTGTGTTGCCAGAGCACACATTTCTCCTCCTCACGTCCCTGTTCCTGCTGAGGCGGGCAGCCACGGCGATCTTCTCCTTGGAGACAAGGGAGCTGAGACAGAGTGGTTTCCCAAAGACTCTCAGCTggatggcagaaggggaaggttTTCCTGACTCCTGCATGGGTCCTGTGCCCCTCTTCTCTGTGCTTCGCCCTTCAGTGCTCACCTCTACACTAGTGGGTGTCGCATCCATGGCATCCCCTGGCTCTCAGAGATGCGGTCAGCCACCAGCTCTTGCAGGGCTGGGCTGTGTCGGGGGTGTGCATGCCATGCAGAGTGATCCCAGATCCCAGAGGGCCCCGCTTTGTCTCGCCTCTGCCCACCCACCCTGCCCCTACCTTGACATAGTCATAGAAGCAGCCTTCAGAAGGCTCCAGGTCAAACTGCCAGAAGACGAGCTTCACCCTGTATCCCGTGGGGACTGTGATCACAGTGGTCGTTTCAAAGTTGTTAGGGTAAGGCTTGGGGAACAGAGGGGAAGTCACCTCCCCAAAGAACTTCTGAGGGATGTGAATGGAGCCTCCTGCCCTGCAGAACAGGGCCGGCACCAGGAGGTACCAGAGCCACCTGCCAAAACAAAAGAGAGCGTCTGGAGCTGGAGGGGTTCAGCACTCTTGCCATGTGGGCAGCGGCCGTGGCAGAGGATGAGATGGTCATACCGCTGGGCATTCTCCTCTCTGCCCATTCTGGACCTCACAGGCATGTTCTCTGCAGGGGcgggtggtggggggagggcagCCTCTGCAGCTGCTGTATCAGTGTCCCTCCCCAGGGCAGTGTCCAGTCCAGAGGCCACCCCACTCCCCTCAtactccctccccagcctcctcccctgcctggccacatccctcccctccccttccaggAATAGGACTGGCTTGAGGCCAGTTAATGAGGGGTGAGGGTTTCCAGTCATGGCTCTCTGAAAGGGGTCCCAAAGGCTCAGCAAGAGTGTCCGGGAGAAGCCATCGGTGGAGTGTGGGGTACATGCACAGGGGGTTCCCTACTGGCTAGGCGGTCCCCTCCTCTAGCTGCTCCCTGCCATGAGCCCGGAGGGAAGAAAGGGCGATGGCATGAGCCTCTATGCACAAGGTCGTTAGGAGGAGGGATGGGCGTGTTTTGTGTGTGTCCACGCGTGTGCACAGTGGGACTGACGAGGCGTGTGGGGAGGGAAGGGTGTTCCTGTCTCCCTGAATTGCCTCCCATGCCCTGGCTTCTCCCCTGGCTTCTCCTTCCCACCTGGGTGCCCATCACCCTTACTCACATGTCTCAAGGCCGATGTGGAGTCCTGGGCTCTTCCGACAGCCTCTTCATGCACTGTGTGCAGAGGGAGGCCGTGGTTGTGCGCAGCAGGGATGGGAGGGTTTTCTGTGGAGTGGAGGGGGGGACCATTCCCGGAGGAATGCTGGAGGGAATGaactatttgcataaacaaaagATCTGAGTTTCCACTTTAATTTAGTTTTGGTTTTGAAATCCCTGTTGGTGGTGCCACCTGCTGGTCCATATGGGGAAGGGCTAAGGAGACGggagtcttttttattttattttattttattttattaattaatttattttttaagatggggtttcaccatgatggccaggctggtcttgaactcctgacctcaggtgatccacccaccttggcctcccaaagtgctaggattacaggcgtgagccaccgcgcccggctgaattttTAGGGCCGGCTAGCTCAGAGTTGGAGGCCCAGACGCCTCAGCCTCTAAATCTGATTAGCTTCTCCTTTCCTTCAAGACTTTCCTCGCGGAGGGCTGCTGCTGTGTTTACAAGGTTTCTACCGAAGCAGTGGGAGACCCCAGGTTGTGGGGGATTCTCTTTTCTGGACTGTTCTTTTCCTCTGTCCTGGTTCTTCCTGCCCTCATTCAGCCCACAGCCCTGGTCCAAGAATGGCTCGGGTTTCCCTGACCAGGAGGAAGCCCCAGGAACACTGGGGCAGAGGAGGGTACGTGGGAGCGGGCAGAGGAGAGTGGAGCTTGGTTGCCTTGGGGCCCTGGCCTGCTTTAGCCGTGAATGACATTTGGACATAGAATAGGGATGGCCATGTCAGGGCAACCCTAAAGCAGCCCTGGGTTTGAGACCCTCTGGGGCAGCTGTGGAGGGAGTAAAATGACCCCTTCTCCTCAGCATCTGCTCAACACAACTGCCAGGGCTGCGGCTGTGGAGCAAGAGGGACTTGGTTTTTCTGAGATGAAGCCAGGcccctgggagggaggaggggccctCTTCGCTTCTGTCCATCAGGCCATAGTGTCCTGCTTTAAAATTGTgctcttggccgggtgtggtggctcatgcctgtgatcctggcactttgtgaggccagggtgggaagatctcttgagttcgagacccgcctgggtaacatagcgagacctcatctttaaacattaaaataaataaaaaacaatgttaCTGTTTTTGGCAGCTTTTCTTCATCAGGTCTCCACGGCACCAGCTATCCGAAGGCACTTCATCACACGGGGGGCTCGGGCCGCAACGCAGGTCCCTGCGTTCTCAAGCCTTTGTAAGCGGTTCTGCTTGTTTCCCTCATGAGATCAATCCCTCCAACCTCCACCCTTCTGCCCCCACCTCCATTTATCCATTTATGGGCTACCTGTTTAACGTGCAAGGCACTTTCCCGGGCAATAGATTGCAAGAATTCACAGAGCTGATGCAGTTCCCCATCAGGCAGCGACCAAGTCGTCAGTAGTTAGACAGCAGGCATGCAGAAGGTGCAAGATCAACCAAAGCTTGGAGGGTTTCTCCGGCAGGCCTGTGTGTCAGAGCTGAGCACTGACCCAGATGGAGGGCTGATCTGGGACCAGACCAGGGTGTGATCCATAGCCTTGTTaggtcagaaaagacaaaagatagcGGAGAAGGAAAAGGACCAGATGAGGGGACGAGAAGGAAGAGGCATCTCGTCTAGCAAACTGCACATTAATATCctagcagtgtgtgtgtgtgtgtgtgcatgcgtgtgcacacacTACATGTTCACAATGGGGGCAGAGGGAACAGGGAAGGAGGTAGTCTCAGCTGAAGCTCTTTCGACCATCCTAAGGATTCTCAGTTCTGACTTGGCATTGTGCAGCAATGCTTGGAGCACGGCAAACCTGGACGTCATTAGCTCAGTCCCAGCCCTGTCCCCACTCTGCCCAACCACTGAAAATAACCTTTACTCACGAATTTTTGTTATGTCCTTGGCttatacaaagaaggaaaataacgCCACATGGATGTCGctgcatttgttttaaaacaagtatTGAGGACATTGTCTGTTACGGTGTTTGCTCCTTTTAGGATTTGATTCTTGGGAAAAAGAAGTTTCTCTCTTAAAGTAGCAGTAGGTTTTCCTCTGTGGATATGTCTCTATCTCCAGCTCATCTGTCTCTATCAGCTCTATCTGTAACCTGCCTCTACCTCTGTATCTCCAGCTCCAAGTCTATATCTCTATCTCTAGACCTAGAGACGGTGGCGAAGATGTAGAGATACACATCTAGACATACACGTAtaaatataggtatatatatatatatatatatatatatatatatatattgccttGGCAAGgagaaactcatcattttttcaatcataaaaataagtaaaatagaataaGAATGTTTCATGCTCATTAAACAAAATTTAGCAAATAGAGAATAGTGGAAAACCAAACGGCCAAAATCTTATCAACTAAAACTACCTCTGTTGAGTATTTTGAcagtattattatatttttggagatggggtttcactatgttgcttaggctggccttgagctcctgggctcaaatgatcctcctgcatcggcctcctgagtggttgggactataggtgtgcatcactgTACCCACCTTTTgggaatatttttaataatcttttgtACTGTGTTTAGGTGTAAAACACACAAGTAACCACATGTAGCTACAACCTTGAatcctgctattttttttaagagataaatttAACCTGTGACCATACAGCAACTTGACTCTTGATGCTAACAAAttatctctcttctctcttttatggtatttattttctatgtccATTGAacagttgtattttatttgtgtctttcactttaaatcacctccaatatttttttttttttttttttttttttttttagatggagtcttgctctgtcaccaggctggagtgcagtggtaccatcttagctcactgcaacctccgcctcctgagttcaagccattctcctgcctcagcctcctgagtagctgaaactacaggtgcacactaccatgcccagctaatttttgtatttttaatagatacagggtttcaccatgttggccaggatggtgttgatctcatgaccttgtgatccgcccgctttggcctcccaaagtgctgggattacaggcgtgagccaccgcgcccggcccatcacCTCCGATGtgtactaaaaatgaaagagTTGGTCCTCTCAGGTGGAACAGTTCTCTTGATGATGGGGGCACAGATGGGGTGTCCGCAGGAACTTCAGTCCAGTGCTGGGCTCATGTGGCTTCTGCAGGAGATGGGGCTAGCAGGAAAGGGTGAGCCAGAGGATGCCATTTTTACAGAAGCAGGAATTCCCAGGGAGGGACAATGGTAAGGATGTGGGGACTGGGAGGCAGAGCGGGTGGCACAGCAGATCTGAGGAGAGCTAAGTATCGCGGCACACTGGGAAGAGCAGCCTCTGCAGTCACACACCAGCTGTGGGACCCAGGAAAGTCCCTTTATCCCCAgaggctcagtttcctcttttgtcaAGCATGGCTGATAACCCATCCTTTGCCAATATGGTATGAGGATTATGTGAAATAGCAGGTGAAGCATCTGGCATACAGaggacataaaatttaaaaaggaactatTTCTGTAATTGCATCTTGGAGCTGTGGAAGGTGGTGAAGCCAACAGCTTGACTATGTGAAGGTCAGCTAAAGGGTCTCAGGaatgtttcagaaataaaatgcaatgaaaacccCTTTCTCCATACTCAGCGGGTGAGACGGTGACTCTTCCAGAGGTGAGTATAAAAGCTGTGTCAacagatgaagaagaggaaggggatGCCAAGGACATTCAAGGTGAAAGTTGCTGAGACGCACAGGGCTTCCGTGGGCATAGTGCGAGCGGACAGGGAGGTAGCGGGTGAGGAGCAGCGGTCTGTGGGACCGTGCTTCCTGTCCGGATGGTGCAGGCTTGCAGGGTGGGGGTTTCTCTTGCACTGGGGCTTGCTGCATCAGTGATGTGAATAGGATTTCCCTGCCTCCCACCACTTCCGGCCCCTGCCGCAGGGTTCAGTCCTCACTCCTGGCCCTCTCTTGACTGAGGCCTCCGCTGTGCTGGCCCGTCCCTGCTCAAGTGCACCACGGTCAGTTCTTGCCATTCATCACCCCCTTGATCCAGTCCACATAGCTGAGCACTTTGGTGTAGAAGTCGTACCCCTTGCCACACCCTATGCCCCAGGACACAATGCCCGTGGCTACCCAGTGATGGGCACGATCGTCCCATACCACATAGACGCTACCACTGTCCCCCTGACAGACACTGTGCCTCTGCGTCTCGTCCCCAACACAGAACATACTGTCAGAAAACACCTCGGGCCTCTGTCTCTTTTGGAGCCAGGCCTTGCAGGTCTCCCTGGGAGCTACAGGCAGCCTTGAGTATTTCAGCTCAGTAGTTAGCCAGCCCATCTCCATGCCAAACCCACTGACGTAGCCCGACACGCCGCTGTGGTAGAGGGTCTCCTTGTCAGGCAGGCAGACCGGGAGGACGTTGGGGCCCAGCGGGACGCTGTGCTGCAGCTCCAGGAGGGCGATGTCCCCGTTGAAGTTGTGGGACTCGTTGTGATGGTAGTCGGGGTGCACAATGACACGGTGCACAGGGTGGTTCCCCAGTTTCAGCATCTCATCTATGGATGTGTGGCCCAGGAACACATTCACACTCCGGTTCTTCCTGGGAGAAGCACTGTCCTTGGGGTAGATGGTGTGGGCAGCAGTGAGGATCCATCTGTCGCCCAGTAGGGCGCCGCCCCCACGGCCATGGATACTGGTGAACGCTTGCCAGGGAAAGTTGCCCAGCTTAGCTCTGGAAGAACCGAGGGTTGTCTGATTCTGGTCAATGGGGGTGACTGGCCGTCCACAGACTGGGAgagaggaggggcaggggtgaCAGTCAGTAGCTGCATCTAGGCACACTGATTAAAGACCCACTTCTCTGAAGCTGTGGTAGAGGATGTGTGAAGAGGCTCCAGGTGTGGCTCTGCATGGGAtcaggactctttttttttttttttgagactgattctcactcttgttgcccagactaaagtgcagtggtgtgatctcagctcaccacaacttctgcctcccgggcttaagcgattctcctgcctcagcctcctgagtagctgggattacaggcacgcgctaccatgcccagctaatttttttttgtattcttagtagagatggggtttcactatgttggccagactggtctcgaactcctgcactcaggtgatccacccacctcagcctcccaaggtgctgggattacaggtgtgagccaccgcacctgggtgAGATCAGGACTCTTATACTGGGGCCGACTCACAG contains:
- the C1RL gene encoding complement C1r subcomponent-like protein isoform X2, which encodes MWWLLLWGVLQACPTRGSDLLAQQLPQQLTSPGYPEPYHKGQENTADIQAPEGFAVRLVFQDFDLEPSQDCAGDSVTISASGSDPSQFCGQQGSPLGRPPGQREFVSSGRSLRLTFRTQPSMENKTAHLHKGFLALYQAVASNCSQPISQASRSSEAINTPGDNPAKVQNHCQEPYYQTTAAGALSNTTPGTRKDTQDGEEVLQCMPVCGRPVTPIDQNQTTLGSSRAKLGNFPWQAFTSIHGRGGGALLGDRWILTAAHTIYPKDSASPRKNRSVNVFLGHTSIDEMLKLGNHPVHRVIVHPDYHHNESHNFNGDIALLELQHSVPLGPNVLPVCLPDKETLYHSGVSGYVSGFGMEMGWLTTELKYSRLPVAPRETCKAWLQKRQRPEVFSDSMFCVGDETQRHSVCQGDSGSVYVVWDDRAHHWVATGIVSWGIGCGKGYDFYTKVLSYVDWIKGVMNGKN